The region CCTTCGGGAATGACAAAGCAGCCCCGGTCGGCATACGGTACGCGGATATAGTCGGCATGCGAACCGGCATAACCGCCGAAGGCGTGCGAGTATCCGAAAATCCCGGCTGGCGAATCGCCGTAGACTTTTTCCGGTATCCACGCGTGTGGATTGGAGTTGTCGCAGAGCGACCATTGCGTACTCTGGCAATATTGACACTCGCCACAACCCAAAATCGAACACACCACGACGCGGTCGCCTTTTTTCAGATTCTTCACCTCGGAGCCTATTTCGATCACTTCGCCCATAAACTCATGGCCGATGATGTCGCCTTCGCGCATCGTTGGTACATAACCGTTGAGCAGGTGCAGGTCGGAACCGCAAACCGATGACAGTATAACCCGCAGAATCGCATCCTTGGGGTTGATAAGGATTGGATCGGGAACCCGCTCTGTGCGCAGGTCGCCAACACCGTTATAACATAGCGCTTTCATGTTTTTCGTCTGCTTTAGCGTGTTCAGATACCGGTTTTTTACCGGATTGTTGCTCAGGTTTCCGACCCGATGGCTGCCCCTCGATGGTCGTGATTTCGCCGGTTTCCAGCAATTGCTTGAACCGGCGCAGGTCCTGCTTGATCATTTCCTCAAAAGCCGGGTTAAACAGTTTCATGATCGTACCACCCAGTTGCCCAACTGGTGGACGGTACTTGATCACGGCGTGAACTTCCGTACCCTGCCCATTGGGCGCATCGACAAAACGGACTTCACCTGCGTTGTCAATCCGGGCGTCGGCGAGGGATTTCCAGACCAATCGCTCATTTTCTACCTCCTCCAGAATCTGGGCATCCCACTCCACCGTTCCCAGCGTTTTGGCAAGGAAATTATCCGAGAGTTTCGCTACCCAATGCGACCGTTTGTTGTCGAGTTGTCGGACCTCGCTCAGGTGAAACATAAACCGGGGCAGATTCTCCAGTTGCCGCCAGTAGGCATATACCTCCTGGCGCGGTTTGTTGATCGTCAGGCTTTTGGCGATTTCAATTGAATCGACCACCTGATTTTCGGCGTTTGGCTCGGCCGTATTCCGCCCCAGCGCCTGATTCATGGGGCAATAGCCCGACGCCCCCCGGTAGACCATATAGCCACCCAGCGTGGCCAGTACTAGCCCACTAAACGAACCCCGCCGTAAGCCGTACGTGGCTAACAACGCTCCGCCAGCCGCCGACCAGATTCGCTCCGTATTGCCCACGTTGATTTGGCTGGAACCACTGGCGTCCGGTTTGACCTGTCCCATGCCCAGTACACTCGACACGGGCTGCTTTTTGTTTGCCATAGTTTTAAAAGATATAAGGTTTATTTGCCTGCTTGATCCACTATTCTGCTCGCCAGGCCTGCTCAATTCAGGGTTGGAAAGCACCCCTCTTAGGTATCAGGCAACTTCATCCGGTAAATGGCGTACGGCGTGGTTCGTTTGTTCTCGCCTTCGTTATAATCGGGCTGCTTATTGATTTGGGAGCAACTGATGTACAAATAGCCATCCGTCGACATGGAATAACTATCCGGCCAGATCAGCCGTTCATCAGCCACAACGTCTTCCAGCTTGTGCGCAGGCGTTAGTCGGACCAGTTTATCGTGCTGGTAATCGCCCAGGTACAGGTTGCCGTTTATGTCGAAGATCATTCCGTCCGTCACCGCGAACTGGCCCAAGTCCTCCACCGCAGCCTCCCGTTGATCGTCCGGCAAGGCTTCGTTCCGCAAATAGTCCGTTCGGATGCGGTAGAGCTTATTGTCGGTGAGCGGTTTGTAATACAGCCATTCGCCATCCGGGGTTAAGGCAATGCCATCGGATTGAAGGTGTACCGGCTGCCCCTGCTTTTTGAATTCCTTCCCGTCCACGATCAGTGTAAAGGAAGGGTCGTGTTTGACCGACGGATGGTTGCGCAATACCTGCCGACTTGTTCCCGTTTCGAGGTTAACCACCACAATGCCCCCTTCATTGGAGTTGGTTAAATACGCTACCTGCCTATGGGTATCGACCCGCACATCGTTGATGTAGCTTTTGTTGCTTAATACATCCTCGAACCGATACACGTCTTCGATGCGGTTGGTAGCCAGGTTGAACTTGACCAGCTTAACACTAGCGTCATACACCTGTTCCATGTTCGGGCAGGCCGGGTCCACCACCCACAGGTTGTTCTCCGCATCCACATACACGGCCTGCACACAAACCCACTTATTTGTCCCGTCGTCCCCTTCCTGCCAGCTGTTCCATTGATTGTCTGGATACGGTTTCACCTGGTTATTGGAAAAGATTTCGACAACACTGTACCGATGTGGTCCGGGCCATAACGGATAACAGCTAAACAAACGACCATCTTTCGCTATCGCCACCCCGGTTAACTGGTAGGTATCATCTGAAAAGACTGGTTCCAGTTGCTGACTGCTTGTATTCATGATAGATCGGTTTAGTGGAAATGGTACCCTAGAGACGTACCTACTTCACTGGCTAAGTCAAAACGGATCAACCCAAACGTGTGCAGCTTGCGCCGACTTCTGGGTTGATCCAATCCATCCTATACGCTTGCGAAAGCTTATTCGCGCTTGTTTTTTCGTCTTAGCAGCAGGATGCCGGCCGTAATCAGCAAGCCCGTCGTCGTGGCCTTTCGGATAAAAGCCGGGCGGTTGTGCTTCCATTCCGCTCGCCAGCCCCGCTCAAGCCAGGGGTTGGGCAGAACGCCATGCGTTAAGTCACTTAGCTTGCCCTCGATGGCGTTGACCCGGTCCGCCAAGATCAGCGTCATCCAGTGCGTAGCGGTTGCTTCGCTATACCGATAGGCATAGCGACGGATGGCCCCACTCAGGCCCGAAGGCGGTGTTGACGTACCAAAGACCCGCGTAACACCCGGTCGCTCCACCGAATGAAGGACCTCGATGTCGATGGGCTGCTGGGGCGCTTTTTCATAGTTGAGCCGCTCGTGGTCTGCCCCGTTCCAATGCTTCATGGGGTAGGTCGGATCATTGTCCGGATCCGCATCCATGCCCCAGCCGGGGATGTCTTTAACGCGGGTATCCAGGTTTCGGTCCGCAATCTTACGGTCCTCAAATTCGGCTATTGTCTCTTCTAATACGGGTTGCATACGATACAGGGTTAAGCCACATTAGCGCGTGGCGGAATGAGTAAGGGTTTAACGATATGGTCCAGCTTACCGGAAAACATGCGGTACGCATCTGACACTTCTTCCAGGGGCAGCCGGTGGGTGATGATTTCCTTGGGATTGATGCGGCCGCTCATAATATGATCAATCAGCTTGGGCAATAACCGTTTTACCGAGGCCTGGTTGGCCCGTAGGGTAATGCCTTTGTTCATCAGACTACCAACGGGTACCAGGTTCCAGGGAGGGCCGTAAACCCCGATGATGGATACAATGCCGCCCTTTTTTACTGAGTTAATCGCCCAGTGCAGGGCCGTGGCATCGCCGGCTTGCAACATCAATCCTTTACCGGTGATGGTTTGCAGGGCACTGCCGGTGCCATCGCAGCCTACCGCATCAATACAGACGTCAGCGCCAAAGTAATCCGTGGCTTTTTTTAAGAACAACACCGGGTCTTTCATCTCCCGGAAATTGTACGTCTCGGCAAAGGAAAACTGGCGGGCGAACTCCAGGCGGTAGTCCACGTGGTCGATCACAATGACCCGGGTCGCCCCGAAAAACCAGGCAAAGCGGGCCGCCATCAGACCCACCGGGCCGGCTCCAAACACCACCACGGTATCACCCTTCTGGATACCGCCCTGCTCGGCCGCCTGGTAGCCAGTCGGCACCACATCCGTCAGCAGCACAGCATTTTCCAGGTCCATTCCTTTGGGGATTTTGGTGGGGCTCACATCGGCGTAGGGTACCCGAACGTATTCGGCCTGTCCCCCATCATACCCCCCGCCGGTGTGGGCATAGCCAAAAAAGCCGCCCACGGCGGTGGCTTCCGGGTTGGACTCATTGCAGTTGCCATACAGTTCCTGCTTACAATGCGGGCAGGTGCCGCAGGCCACGTTAAATGGCACCAGTACGTGGTCACCTACCTTCAGTTTTTGCACACCCGAGCCTACCGCTTCGACGACGCCGGTAAACTCATGGCCAAAGGTCATGCCCACCCGGGTATCGGGTACACGACCGTGATAGAGGTGCAGGTCTGATCCGCAAATTAAGGATCGGGTGACCCGGACAATGGCATCATAGGGATGCTTGATCTCGGGCTCGGGCTTGTTGCGGTCAAGTCTGATTTGACGGGGACCGCGAAAATTCATAGCTAACATAGATACCTGTCGTTTAATTAGGATTGATCTGGGGATTACTCTGACATTAAAAACTGTCAGGCCGCATGGACGGGGCCACCTCTAGCGCTGAAGACAGCGCTTAAACAGGTCTATCCGCCGAAATACCATGCTGGCTACCTACCGGAGGGGTAGATTAAAGAAAAGCAACATCCATTGATTCGTATTTCCATTACAAGTACCCGTGCTTCCAACTTGAAGGGCTGGGTCATCAGAAGGACGTGCTGGTGGTATGGGGCAAGCCCCTCAACACGATCTATATGATTTATCCTTCCGAATGAAAAATCAACTGTCCATCCTGTATCAGATGGACAGATATGTATTGTCTGGTAAGACAAGTCCTTTCGCCTTCTTGCCCGGCAGCTAACGGACTATTTTTTCCGTAGGCTGCGCGTTGTGGCTCTGATAACGGCCGCTATCAGCATCGTCTGGCTTATAATGGCGACTCCTAATCGCCATTTACGGAGTGTGAGATCCATCAACCCCTGTCAAGCCGCCGACTTACCACAGGACTACTTTTGTTTAATAAAAAAGTTAGAGTCGAATCAAAAAAGTGAGGGTACGGACGAATCTAAAAATAAATTGTGTCCCTGTGCGCCTGGCTGATCAGTGGACATTTAAATAAGGTCGACCAGCAGGTCTTGGATTCATTGGCGGGGTGATTTACCCTTAAATTGTCGGCGTCCCTGCGGGCAGGACGCCGACAATTTAAGGGTAAATCGACAACTGCGGAGGTCCGCTTTTTAAAAGCCCAGATATCTCAGTTTAAGCATATTGTTCAGCAAAATCGTTATTCTTATCGTAAGGTATCTGTCTATTTGGGGCGCGACTGGATAAATAGGGCTATCAATGACCATTTAGTTGAACTGATTTTGGGAAGCTCGTAATCAACCAGCTGGAGTTGAAAGTTTTAAAAGAATAATCGTCTCTCAAAACCCTCTTACTTGAGACGACAAGTATTCGCCTGTTTGTAATCCGAGCGTTCAACGAAACTGTGAATCAAGAAAAATTTACTGAAGTAAGTGTCATGCGAAGTCTTATCGATCACAGTTGCATGGATAGGGGCTTTTGACACAGAGAATCCCTAAACTACTATTTATCTATTTAGTCATTAACTTTATGATGATACTGAACCTATGGGATTGATATGTAAATACGTTTGATTGCGTCGACATACTTATACGCTTTTTATGGAATGTAAGTGCTTCCTTACACCGCTTGGTAAGCTCGTATCAGGTTTAGTGGCCATCTTTGCCATACCCGTATATGTTGCCAATGCGCAGCCTGATAGTGCGCTGTATAGCGACGTAGCCAGACAGCGATTGTTAATCCGTATTACGGCGCAATACATCCATACCATTAGTCAGGGACAGATCGATATGGATAGCGCCATCCGTATTCCCTGCAACGTGTATCAATTAAGTCCTCTGCATGCCTATAATGAAGGATATAATGCTGACGGAAAACCGTCAGCGGGAACCCGCTTGCTGGACGCCGGAAAAGTAATGGAAGCCAGGGCATTACTTAACAAGCTGCCTCAGGAGGCACGACTTCGGTTATTGGTGGACTTGGGTAGTTATTTCGTGTTCAAACCAGGCGCCGAAAAAGCAGATCTTGATCAGGCATCAACATATATCAACGAAGCTTTACTACTCAGTAAAAAAGCGTCTATTCAATGGCAGGTTGAGAGTAGGGCTCTTCGGGCTCATTGGCTTGATCAATCTGGACTTGCAGCTGAAGGTCAGAAGGTATTTGATGAACTAATAACCTTATGCGATCGATCGGGAAACTCACTGGCATCGGCCAGACTATTGCTGCGCGCCGGAGAACTTTTGCATTACGGAAACCCTGAAAGGCTTGTAAAATTTGAAAAAGCCCTGTCTATTTTTAAAAAAGCAAGAGCAATAGACAAGGAAATTGAAACCCTGTCCCTGATAAACATTGAATACTTTGTTGCCAAAAAGTATGATGTAGCAGAAACGTATTTGCGCACGATTGTCAACCTGCAAGCCCAAATAAACTTTCGGCATCAACAGTACCCCTATGATGCATTATCCTGGCTGGCTTATCGGAAAGGATCTCTTACCGATGCGTTAGCCTACTCAAACAAAAGCCTGGCAAGCGTAGCCTCCAAAGCCGATTCAACATTTATCAGTTACTTCTATACGCGAAGGGGACTTGTCTATGAACGACTGCATAAACTGAATGAATCCCTTACCTGGTATGACAAAGGATTGGAAAATAGGACACCCGGAACAAGGTTATTCTGGTACAGAGCTGTAATAGGCAAAGTACTAACGCTGAATGAGATTGGTAGAGCCAGAGAGGCCTTGTCCCTTCTTAAAGAAACAAAACGGAATTATCCACCCAACTCCTACTTTGACAAAATGCACTTTGCCTTTCTGCTGGGGAAGACGTATGCTAATTTAAAGAAGATCAGTCTTGCGGAAAGCAACTACCAGGTCTTTCTGACTATGGCAGAAAAATTTCCGGTGGAATACATTCATGACGAATTCCCGGCGGCCTATTTCCAAATTTCTACCTTTTACCGAACAATTGGCAAAACTAGGCAGGCGAGACAATACCTCGAACTGGGAAAAGACTATACTTCTGCATTCGATATAGTAGCGAAGGACAATTATTATTATAATCTGTTCAAAATCGATTCAACAGAGGGACGTCATCTGGACGCGATCCGGCACCTTAAGCATAGTTACGAGTTTACCGACTCGGTATTTAGCTATGACCAACGGAAACGATCAGAAGAGTTATTGGTGAAGTATGAGGCCGAGAAAAAAGATAAAAACATCCAATTACTGAATAGTCAATATCAGCTGGAGCGTTTGCGAACTGAGGAGGCACATCGGACCAGAAATCTAATGCTGGCTGGTTTGGTACTCCTGCTTATTATTATCGCGCTGTTGTTTAACCGGTATCTGATCAAACAAAAAACGAACAGCAAACTTGTCGCGAATCAACGGGAACTGGATCAAAAAAATAGTTTTCTGGAAACACTCACGACCGAACAGGACAAACTCCTGAAAGAAAAAGAATGGTTGTTGAAGGAAGTTCATCATCGGGTTAAAAACAATCTCCAGATGGTAACGAGCTTGCTTTATTCGCAATCGGTGTATTTGCAGGATGAAACCGCCAAACTGGCCGTAAAAGACAGCCTTCGCCGAATGCAGGCTATGGCCTTAATTCATCAAAAGCTTTACCAGGATGAAAATACCTCCACCATCGCCATGCCCGAATACATCTATGAGCTGATCAGTTACTTACAGGAAAGTTTCGATGAGAGGGGGCAGATTACGTTCAAACAGACTATTGAGCCACTATCTCTTGATGTAGCTCAGGCAATTCCCCTGGGTTTGATCATCACCGAAAGTATTGTCAACACCATAAAGCATGCTTTTCTAAGTGGGCAAAAAGGGATTGTGAGTCTGGAACTTCTACCGGACGGACCGGATTTTTTAGTACTAAAAATAGCGGATAATGGCATTGGCTTGCCCACTGACCTGGACACAACGGAGTATACTTCGCTGGGACTTGAGCTGATGCAGGGGCTTGCCAGGCAATTGAATGGGTTTTTCACGATTGAAAGCCGTAATGGTGTGCTTGTGACCGTCCGGTTTATGCCATTAAGCCGACATTACGCGGAGACAAACTTGTCTGAAAAAATTTCCTAACCAACGGGTATGAGCACCAGGATACTGATTGTTGAGGATGAGTTTGTGGTAGCCAATTCGCTCCGTATCCTGTTAAGGCAGGCTGGCTACCATGTGAGTGGTATCGCCACTTCGGCTGAGGAAGCGTATGCCATTTTACAAAAGGATAAACCCCACCTTGTGCTGCTAGATATCCGATTGAATGGAAGCGAGTCGGGCATTGATCTGGCCCGAAAGCTAAAAGCGGAACATATTGCCTTTGTTTATTTATCCGCCAATTCAAGTCAAAAAGTACTGGAAGAAGCGAAAAAAACCGAACCCTACGGCTTTCTCGTCAAGCCATTCAGGGAGAAAGATCTGCTGGTGGCCCTGGATATTGCCCTGTATCTCCATAAGAACAGGCTCGAGTCAAAGTTGCGGCAGGAAGCCCTTCTGGAAAGACAACTATTGGAAATTAGCCAGAATGCCTTGAACGCCAAGCAGACGTTTTTACAGATTGCACGGGCTATTCGAACGGTTATTCCCTTTGATCTCATAGTATGTGGAACCAGACCATTTACGGCTTCCCGGTTTGGTGATTACGGCTATTTACGCGTCGGACTTGATGACTATCAGTTCATCGGTAGGGATGAGCTACTGACCATTTCGGGTTTAAAAAGTGACGCCTTATCCAATATCATTGAAAACAGTCATACGGATACCCATGTAGCCACTTATAATAACAATGCAACGACCGATGTTGTCCACCTTACTCCGTTGCAAAAGCTCTGGTTAACCATTTACAATTTAGAATCATATCTGGTATTTCCCGTCGCTCTTAGCGATGGATCATGGGTTCACTACACTTTTTATAGTCGTCGGCGGGAAATGTATACGCAAAGCCACTTAGCCATGCTAACCGGTTTTATAAGCAGTTTGACTAAGGCTACTGAAAAATTAGTTCAGTCCGACCTATCTTCCACATACACGACACGACTATCGGTTGATAGAAAGCATGATCGCGCCCAAGATAGTCAAGGCTCTGTTCCGAAATTCAAAGGCATTATCGGGAATCATCCGCTTTTACTGGCCGCCTTAGACCTTGTAACGCAGGTGGCACCTTATAATACATCCGTGCTTATACTTGGGGAAAGCGGTACTGGAAAAGAAAGCATCGCACAGGCCATTCACTCCCTCTCTGTACGGAAAACCGGGCCGTTCATCAAAGTAAATTGTGCGGCTATTCCGGCGGCACTGATCGAATCTGAGCTGTTTGGCCATGAGAAAGGCGCATTTACCGGCGCCATTGAAAAGAGGAAAGGAAAATTTGAGCAGTCTCATGAAGGAACGCTGTTTTTAGACGAGATTGGCGAAATGCCATTGGACATGCAAGTGCGGCTGTTGCGGGTTTTACAGGAAAAGGAAATTGACCCAGTAGGCGGCAAATCGCCCAAGAAAGTCGATGTTCGTGTTGTAGCCGCTACGAACCGAAATCTGGAACGTGAAGTGGCTGAAGGCCGGTTCAGGCTTGATCTGTATTATCGCCTAAACGTTTTTCCAATAACCTTACCACCCCTTCGCGAACGAAAAAGTGATATACAGGCACTATCAGTTTATGTTGCCAACCGGTTTTGTAAAGAGTTCAGCAAGGATTTCAACGGCATCTCGGCAGGCATGATGGATGAATTAGAGGGGTATACCTGGCCGGGAAATATTCGTGAACTCGAGAACGTGCTGGAGCGGTCGGTGATCCTGAATGATGGTCAATCTGAACTGGAATTAAAGCAAAGCCTCTTGGGCACAACTGACAAGGTACCCAGCAAGGTAGCGATCGAAACCCTTGGGGATGTTAGGCGCATTCAGCGAGAGACAGAAAGGGAGTATCTTATTTCTGTTCTCAAAAACACGAAAGGCCTCATCCGGGGGGCCAATGGGGCCGCCGAATTACTACATATAAAGCCGACAACCCTGGAAGCCAGACTCGCTAAGTTGGGCATTCAGCGAGAGGATTTAGGCATCGGATAGGGCCGAATTGGCATTTCGTAAAACATCACCTCCAAAAGTTTAGGAGTCGGATCGTGTTGCCTCCAAAATTATTGGAGCGGTAGGGGGCTTTTACCGATTTAATAACAGCAATAAAATATTTAAATCTGCTTATATTCAGATAGTTATAAAATTCCTTTTCTTCTTGACGATTTAATGGTACGAAATTGTTTACAGCCCTTTTATCAAGGATAGGATGGTTCTAGCTGTTGACAATAGATTTTATGAATCCAGGAAAAGCCCAAACGACATCCGTCTTCCGCAACAGCGAAGGGCAGGCTATTTTTTATAGAACCTGGACCACCAGGAACGAACCGAACGGCATAGTCCTGATCATTCACGGCTTGAATTCCCACAGCGGCTATAATGAAAAGTTTGCGGCACAACTAACTGAAAACGGATATAATGTTTTCGCAATGGATCTTCGGGGCCGGGGAATGTCGGAG is a window of Spirosoma linguale DSM 74 DNA encoding:
- a CDS encoding cyclase/dehydrase (PFAM: cyclase/dehydrase; Polyketide cyclase/dehydrase~KEGG: geo:Geob_0283 cyclase/dehydrase) — its product is MANKKQPVSSVLGMGQVKPDASGSSQINVGNTERIWSAAGGALLATYGLRRGSFSGLVLATLGGYMVYRGASGYCPMNQALGRNTAEPNAENQVVDSIEIAKSLTINKPRQEVYAYWRQLENLPRFMFHLSEVRQLDNKRSHWVAKLSDNFLAKTLGTVEWDAQILEEVENERLVWKSLADARIDNAGEVRFVDAPNGQGTEVHAVIKYRPPVGQLGGTIMKLFNPAFEEMIKQDLRRFKQLLETGEITTIEGQPSGRKPEQQSGKKPVSEHAKADEKHESAML
- a CDS encoding major royal jelly protein (PFAM: major royal jelly protein~KEGG: gme:Gmet_2448 hypothetical protein) is translated as MNTSSQQLEPVFSDDTYQLTGVAIAKDGRLFSCYPLWPGPHRYSVVEIFSNNQVKPYPDNQWNSWQEGDDGTNKWVCVQAVYVDAENNLWVVDPACPNMEQVYDASVKLVKFNLATNRIEDVYRFEDVLSNKSYINDVRVDTHRQVAYLTNSNEGGIVVVNLETGTSRQVLRNHPSVKHDPSFTLIVDGKEFKKQGQPVHLQSDGIALTPDGEWLYYKPLTDNKLYRIRTDYLRNEALPDDQREAAVEDLGQFAVTDGMIFDINGNLYLGDYQHDKLVRLTPAHKLEDVVADERLIWPDSYSMSTDGYLYISCSQINKQPDYNEGENKRTTPYAIYRMKLPDT
- a CDS encoding conserved hypothetical protein (KEGG: mch:Mchl_3369 hypothetical protein) produces the protein MQPVLEETIAEFEDRKIADRNLDTRVKDIPGWGMDADPDNDPTYPMKHWNGADHERLNYEKAPQQPIDIEVLHSVERPGVTRVFGTSTPPSGLSGAIRRYAYRYSEATATHWMTLILADRVNAIEGKLSDLTHGVLPNPWLERGWRAEWKHNRPAFIRKATTTGLLITAGILLLRRKNKRE
- a CDS encoding Alcohol dehydrogenase GroES domain protein (PFAM: Alcohol dehydrogenase GroES domain protein; Alcohol dehydrogenase zinc-binding domain protein~KEGG: mch:Mchl_3368 alcohol dehydrogenase GroES domain protein), with amino-acid sequence MLAMNFRGPRQIRLDRNKPEPEIKHPYDAIVRVTRSLICGSDLHLYHGRVPDTRVGMTFGHEFTGVVEAVGSGVQKLKVGDHVLVPFNVACGTCPHCKQELYGNCNESNPEATAVGGFFGYAHTGGGYDGGQAEYVRVPYADVSPTKIPKGMDLENAVLLTDVVPTGYQAAEQGGIQKGDTVVVFGAGPVGLMAARFAWFFGATRVIVIDHVDYRLEFARQFSFAETYNFREMKDPVLFLKKATDYFGADVCIDAVGCDGTGSALQTITGKGLMLQAGDATALHWAINSVKKGGIVSIIGVYGPPWNLVPVGSLMNKGITLRANQASVKRLLPKLIDHIMSGRINPKEIITHRLPLEEVSDAYRMFSGKLDHIVKPLLIPPRANVA
- a CDS encoding signal transduction histidine kinase (PFAM: histidine kinase dimerisation/phosphoacceptor; ATP-binding region ATPase domain protein~SMART: ATP-binding region ATPase domain protein~KEGG: pca:Pcar_0299 two component sensor histidine kinase), which translates into the protein MECKCFLTPLGKLVSGLVAIFAIPVYVANAQPDSALYSDVARQRLLIRITAQYIHTISQGQIDMDSAIRIPCNVYQLSPLHAYNEGYNADGKPSAGTRLLDAGKVMEARALLNKLPQEARLRLLVDLGSYFVFKPGAEKADLDQASTYINEALLLSKKASIQWQVESRALRAHWLDQSGLAAEGQKVFDELITLCDRSGNSLASARLLLRAGELLHYGNPERLVKFEKALSIFKKARAIDKEIETLSLINIEYFVAKKYDVAETYLRTIVNLQAQINFRHQQYPYDALSWLAYRKGSLTDALAYSNKSLASVASKADSTFISYFYTRRGLVYERLHKLNESLTWYDKGLENRTPGTRLFWYRAVIGKVLTLNEIGRAREALSLLKETKRNYPPNSYFDKMHFAFLLGKTYANLKKISLAESNYQVFLTMAEKFPVEYIHDEFPAAYFQISTFYRTIGKTRQARQYLELGKDYTSAFDIVAKDNYYYNLFKIDSTEGRHLDAIRHLKHSYEFTDSVFSYDQRKRSEELLVKYEAEKKDKNIQLLNSQYQLERLRTEEAHRTRNLMLAGLVLLLIIIALLFNRYLIKQKTNSKLVANQRELDQKNSFLETLTTEQDKLLKEKEWLLKEVHHRVKNNLQMVTSLLYSQSVYLQDETAKLAVKDSLRRMQAMALIHQKLYQDENTSTIAMPEYIYELISYLQESFDERGQITFKQTIEPLSLDVAQAIPLGLIITESIVNTIKHAFLSGQKGIVSLELLPDGPDFLVLKIADNGIGLPTDLDTTEYTSLGLELMQGLARQLNGFFTIESRNGVLVTVRFMPLSRHYAETNLSEKIS
- a CDS encoding Sigma 54 interacting domain protein (PFAM: sigma-54 factor interaction domain-containing protein; response regulator receiver; ATPase associated with various cellular activities AAA_5~SMART: response regulator receiver; AAA ATPase~KEGG: geo:Geob_0176 transcriptional regulator, NifA subfamily, Fis family), whose translation is MSTRILIVEDEFVVANSLRILLRQAGYHVSGIATSAEEAYAILQKDKPHLVLLDIRLNGSESGIDLARKLKAEHIAFVYLSANSSQKVLEEAKKTEPYGFLVKPFREKDLLVALDIALYLHKNRLESKLRQEALLERQLLEISQNALNAKQTFLQIARAIRTVIPFDLIVCGTRPFTASRFGDYGYLRVGLDDYQFIGRDELLTISGLKSDALSNIIENSHTDTHVATYNNNATTDVVHLTPLQKLWLTIYNLESYLVFPVALSDGSWVHYTFYSRRREMYTQSHLAMLTGFISSLTKATEKLVQSDLSSTYTTRLSVDRKHDRAQDSQGSVPKFKGIIGNHPLLLAALDLVTQVAPYNTSVLILGESGTGKESIAQAIHSLSVRKTGPFIKVNCAAIPAALIESELFGHEKGAFTGAIEKRKGKFEQSHEGTLFLDEIGEMPLDMQVRLLRVLQEKEIDPVGGKSPKKVDVRVVAATNRNLEREVAEGRFRLDLYYRLNVFPITLPPLRERKSDIQALSVYVANRFCKEFSKDFNGISAGMMDELEGYTWPGNIRELENVLERSVILNDGQSELELKQSLLGTTDKVPSKVAIETLGDVRRIQRETEREYLISVLKNTKGLIRGANGAAELLHIKPTTLEARLAKLGIQREDLGIG